One window of the Myxococcus virescens genome contains the following:
- a CDS encoding type I polyketide synthase has protein sequence MTAVLAQRLGVGAHTLDVRERFSLYGLDSLKATGFIAEVGAMLGRSLSPTLAWEYPTLDGLARYLAGEQDGASSHSLARIARAHEPIAIIGLACRYPQAADPEAFWRLLVGGTDAITEVPPDRWDVNRLYDRDPAAPGKVVSRWGGYLDRVDGFDPLFFGISPKEALHMDPQQRLMLELSWEALEDAGIAADRLQGSPTAVCFGAAWMDYEMTLQRFGMKRISSYTSTGYHHSVLANRVSYVLGLRGPSFSIDSACSSSLTAVHLACESLRRGESTLALVGGVNLTIAPESTVSLSKLGALSPDGRCYTFDARANGFVRGEGAGVAVLKPLSLALADGDAIYCVIRGSAINNNGGSNGLTAPNPKAQAEVIRQACASAGVEPAEVQYVEAHGTGTQLGDPLEAQALGEVLGAGRPEGKPLLIGSCKTNIGHLEAAAGITGLIKTALCIKHRALPASLHYEKPNPLIPFEALGLAVHHTLGDWPEPDRKLIAGVSSFGFGGANCHVVMEEASLPEARLLHLSGETMEALRGAAQGLLDRVTAREHLPLAELLRAAEADAGTHAHRLTVTVRTRKDLRAGLENFLAGVPRPSVSVGTVAGDAVRKPVFVYSGHGCQWPRMGLPLLDTEPVFRATLLRCDALIREYEGWSLLEVLAADDAAARLSRLDIGLPAIVSVEMALTDLWRSWGIEPGAVVGHSIGEVSAAYAAGVLDIEDTLRVVCAESRLMHTQAGKGSLAVVGVSWAEAAELLVGYEGRLFRAIDSGAGSTVLSGDVDALAEVLASLQQRGVFCRQVDIDVPVHSPRMDVLADALTEELRDIRPRPARVPLISSITGAEIDGASADASHWVRNIAWPTLFTGALSHTIQEGYDTFLEVSPHAILRHPIDATLKHLGRQGRVVPSLRRQEDERATLFDSLGVLYAAGQPVRWDALAARGVDDDGEAVHLLPLSARSPEALKALAATWRDFLAGEPGAPLDDVTYTASVRRGHLSHRLSVVGGSRRELAEALDAVTRGELPPGVSEGRVSPEGRAKVAFVFPGQGSQWLGMGRQLLREEPVFRSAIEACEQAMRPHVDWSLTAELLADEPHSRLQDIDVVQPVLFAMQVALAALWRSWGIAPDAVVGHSMGEVAAAHVAGALSLEDAARIICLRSQLLRRKSGQGAMAVVELGLAQAREALAGYETRLSVAVSNSARSTVLSGDTDALESLLPKLESQGVFCRRVKVNVASHSPQMDSLKDDLLRVLDGVVPQGAPVPIYSTVTGQTSDGADFHPAYWVSNLREPVLFHGAVEQLLADGFTVLVEVSPHPVLLAPIEETLRESKQGAIALASARRQMPERRCLLESLAALYAWGCAVDWKALHPVKGRVVALPRYPWQRERFWLPDEAEVDAQPEGVALADRKGHPLIGGSLSSSVQPGTHFWERTVSTAAFPYLADHCVWGDVVFPGAGYVEMALSAGAEVLGETGLVLEDVSFSEMLALEPGQSRRVQVVLSEEEPGRATFQIASRAEGETSWRKHAAGTVRREARAGAAVESPEALRARVPVAVSAEAHYHRRQAQGLMYGPTFQGLRGIWRSEQEALGRLEVSDTVALEAGAYRLHPALLDAGLQVAVELLAPLTATSAPATHVPVGIGQIRFFQRPGRAAWARVKVRGDGAASERERTFDFWLLDEQGQVLLELEALRLYRLDAGVSARKELGAWLYQVDWEERPLPAELAWPERTPGSWLILQDGGGVGQQLSAQLRTRGETCVLVAPGEAYRLTGPRSAEVDPRNPEHWRRLLTDLLGAGVPPCRGVVHLWSLDLASTEALTPQALEDSRRLGTTSVLHLVQALSGAGWRDAPRLWLATRGARSAGKAAERVAVAQAPLLGLGQVLAVEQPELRCTRVDLEGGADVAADALLRELSSTSFEDQTAWRGGTRRVARLARAADALSAHEPATLLREDGTYLITGGLGGLGLELARWLVSQGARHLLLMGRRAPSAEAEQALAALREAGARVESFQGDVARLEDVTRALARVEDAMPPLRGVFHAAGLLDDGLLLNLTEARFASVSAPKVLGSWNLHAQTRHLPLEHFVLFSSVAASLGTPGQSNYASANAFMDALAQARRAEGLPALSINWGTWTQVGLAAAQSIRGERLEARGLGGMAPDKALAVLGMLLGQERPQLSVMAFEPRQWLGFYLAAAQSPYFTKLAQEPSTRPAVSAGKSRIREQLEAARASERRGLLDTHLRELIGGVLRMAPARIEPRTPLVTFGLDSLMSMEIRNRLEAALGLKLSATVVWTYPTVAALAPFLAEKLALPLEDSRPEPALEVAPAKAPHADVTASEIDDLSEEEVERLFAQRMAQGS, from the coding sequence TTGACCGCGGTCCTTGCTCAGCGATTGGGAGTCGGGGCTCACACGCTGGATGTCCGGGAGCGCTTCAGTCTGTATGGACTTGATTCGCTGAAGGCGACCGGCTTCATCGCGGAGGTGGGGGCGATGCTGGGGCGTTCCTTGTCGCCCACGCTCGCCTGGGAATATCCCACGTTGGATGGGTTGGCCCGCTACCTCGCGGGTGAGCAGGATGGCGCGTCGTCGCATTCCCTGGCACGTATCGCCCGGGCCCATGAGCCCATTGCCATTATTGGATTGGCCTGTCGTTATCCCCAGGCGGCGGATCCAGAGGCCTTCTGGCGCCTGCTCGTGGGCGGGACGGATGCCATTACGGAAGTGCCGCCGGACCGGTGGGACGTCAACCGCCTTTATGACCGAGACCCCGCGGCGCCCGGCAAGGTGGTTTCCCGCTGGGGCGGCTATCTGGATCGCGTGGATGGCTTTGACCCGCTCTTCTTCGGCATCTCACCGAAGGAGGCGCTCCACATGGACCCGCAGCAGCGGCTCATGCTGGAGCTGAGCTGGGAGGCGCTGGAGGACGCGGGCATCGCCGCGGACCGGCTGCAGGGCTCACCCACGGCGGTCTGCTTCGGCGCCGCGTGGATGGACTACGAGATGACGCTGCAGCGCTTCGGCATGAAGCGCATTTCTTCCTACACGTCCACGGGCTATCACCACAGCGTCCTGGCCAACCGGGTCTCCTACGTCCTGGGGCTGCGGGGGCCGAGCTTCTCCATCGACTCGGCCTGCTCGTCCTCGCTCACGGCGGTGCACCTGGCTTGTGAGAGCCTGCGCAGGGGCGAGTCGACGCTGGCCCTGGTAGGCGGTGTGAACCTCACCATCGCCCCCGAGAGCACGGTGTCCCTGTCCAAGCTGGGGGCGCTCTCTCCAGACGGGCGCTGCTACACGTTCGATGCCCGCGCCAACGGCTTCGTGCGCGGCGAGGGAGCGGGGGTGGCGGTGCTCAAGCCGCTCTCCCTGGCGCTCGCGGACGGCGACGCCATCTACTGCGTCATCCGCGGCAGTGCCATCAACAACAATGGTGGCAGCAACGGCCTCACCGCGCCCAACCCGAAGGCGCAGGCGGAGGTCATCCGCCAGGCTTGCGCCAGCGCGGGTGTCGAGCCGGCGGAGGTGCAGTACGTCGAGGCGCATGGCACCGGCACGCAGTTGGGAGACCCGCTGGAGGCACAGGCCCTGGGCGAGGTGCTCGGCGCGGGACGGCCCGAGGGCAAGCCCCTGCTCATCGGCTCCTGCAAGACGAACATCGGGCACCTGGAGGCCGCGGCGGGCATCACCGGGCTCATCAAGACCGCGCTGTGCATCAAGCACCGCGCGCTTCCCGCCAGCCTCCACTACGAGAAGCCCAACCCGCTCATCCCCTTCGAGGCGCTGGGCCTGGCGGTCCACCACACCCTGGGAGATTGGCCGGAGCCCGACCGGAAGCTCATCGCGGGCGTCAGTTCCTTCGGCTTCGGGGGCGCGAACTGCCACGTCGTGATGGAAGAGGCGAGTCTCCCCGAGGCTCGGCTCCTCCACCTGTCGGGTGAGACGATGGAGGCGCTGCGGGGCGCCGCGCAGGGGCTGCTCGACCGCGTGACGGCTCGGGAGCACCTGCCGCTGGCCGAGCTGCTCCGCGCGGCCGAAGCGGACGCGGGCACGCATGCGCACCGCCTGACGGTGACGGTCCGGACCCGGAAGGACCTTCGTGCGGGCCTGGAGAACTTCCTGGCGGGTGTGCCGCGCCCGAGCGTGTCCGTGGGGACGGTGGCGGGGGACGCGGTCCGCAAGCCGGTATTCGTCTATTCGGGACATGGCTGCCAGTGGCCCCGCATGGGCCTGCCGTTGCTGGACACCGAGCCTGTGTTCCGGGCGACGCTGCTGCGCTGCGATGCGCTCATCCGGGAGTACGAAGGTTGGTCGCTGCTGGAAGTGCTGGCCGCTGACGACGCGGCGGCGCGGCTGAGCCGGCTCGACATCGGGCTGCCCGCGATTGTGTCGGTGGAAATGGCCCTGACGGACCTCTGGCGCTCGTGGGGCATCGAGCCCGGCGCCGTGGTGGGGCACAGCATCGGCGAGGTGTCGGCGGCGTATGCGGCGGGAGTCCTGGACATCGAGGACACCCTCCGCGTCGTCTGCGCCGAGAGCCGGCTGATGCACACGCAGGCGGGCAAGGGCAGCCTGGCGGTCGTGGGCGTCTCGTGGGCGGAGGCCGCCGAACTGCTCGTGGGCTATGAGGGGCGGTTGTTCCGTGCCATCGACTCGGGCGCGGGTTCGACGGTGTTGTCGGGGGATGTGGACGCACTGGCCGAGGTGCTCGCGTCGCTGCAACAGCGCGGAGTCTTCTGCCGGCAGGTGGACATCGACGTTCCGGTGCACAGCCCCCGCATGGACGTGCTGGCGGACGCGTTGACCGAGGAGCTTCGGGACATCCGGCCCCGCCCGGCGCGCGTTCCCCTGATTTCGTCCATCACCGGCGCGGAGATTGACGGCGCGAGCGCGGACGCCTCCCACTGGGTGCGGAACATCGCGTGGCCCACGCTCTTCACCGGCGCGCTCTCCCACACCATCCAGGAGGGCTACGACACGTTCCTGGAGGTCAGTCCGCATGCGATTCTGCGGCACCCCATCGACGCGACGCTGAAGCACCTGGGGCGGCAGGGCCGCGTGGTGCCCTCCCTGCGGCGGCAGGAGGATGAGCGCGCCACGCTGTTCGATTCGTTGGGCGTGCTCTACGCGGCGGGACAGCCGGTCCGGTGGGACGCACTCGCCGCGCGTGGGGTGGACGATGATGGGGAGGCGGTGCACCTGCTGCCCCTGTCGGCGCGGAGCCCGGAGGCGCTCAAGGCGCTGGCCGCGACCTGGCGCGACTTCCTGGCTGGGGAGCCGGGCGCGCCGCTCGATGATGTCACCTATACCGCGAGCGTGCGCCGCGGCCACTTGTCCCACCGCTTGTCGGTGGTGGGCGGCTCGCGACGGGAGCTGGCGGAGGCGCTGGACGCCGTCACGCGGGGGGAGCTCCCGCCGGGTGTGAGCGAGGGACGGGTGAGTCCCGAGGGACGGGCCAAGGTGGCCTTCGTCTTCCCGGGACAGGGCTCCCAGTGGTTGGGCATGGGGCGTCAGCTCCTGCGTGAGGAGCCGGTGTTCCGGTCCGCCATCGAGGCGTGCGAGCAGGCCATGCGGCCGCACGTGGACTGGTCGCTCACGGCGGAGCTGCTGGCGGACGAGCCGCACTCGCGCCTGCAGGACATCGACGTGGTGCAGCCGGTGCTCTTCGCCATGCAGGTGGCGTTGGCGGCACTGTGGCGCTCCTGGGGCATCGCGCCGGACGCGGTGGTGGGGCACAGCATGGGCGAGGTGGCCGCGGCGCACGTCGCGGGCGCGCTCTCCCTGGAGGACGCGGCGCGCATCATCTGCCTGCGCAGCCAGCTCCTGCGCCGCAAGAGCGGGCAGGGGGCCATGGCGGTGGTGGAGCTGGGGCTGGCGCAGGCCCGCGAGGCGCTGGCCGGCTACGAGACACGGCTCTCCGTCGCGGTCAGCAACAGCGCGCGCTCCACGGTGCTCTCGGGTGACACCGACGCATTGGAGTCGCTGCTGCCGAAGCTCGAAAGCCAGGGTGTCTTCTGCCGCCGGGTGAAGGTCAACGTCGCCTCTCACAGTCCGCAGATGGACTCGCTGAAGGACGACCTCCTTCGGGTGCTCGACGGTGTCGTGCCCCAGGGGGCGCCCGTGCCCATCTACTCCACGGTGACGGGCCAGACGAGCGACGGCGCGGACTTCCACCCGGCCTACTGGGTCAGCAACCTGCGCGAGCCGGTGCTGTTCCACGGCGCTGTCGAGCAACTCCTGGCGGATGGCTTCACGGTGCTGGTCGAGGTGAGCCCACACCCGGTGTTGCTCGCGCCCATCGAGGAGACGCTGCGCGAGTCGAAACAGGGCGCCATCGCGCTCGCGTCCGCGCGGCGACAGATGCCCGAGCGCCGATGCCTGCTGGAGTCCCTGGCGGCGCTGTACGCCTGGGGTTGCGCGGTGGACTGGAAGGCGCTGCACCCGGTGAAGGGCCGTGTCGTCGCGCTCCCACGATACCCGTGGCAGCGGGAGCGCTTCTGGCTCCCGGACGAGGCGGAGGTGGATGCGCAGCCGGAGGGCGTGGCCCTCGCGGACCGGAAGGGACATCCCCTCATCGGTGGTTCGCTCTCTTCGTCCGTCCAGCCCGGGACTCACTTCTGGGAGCGGACCGTGAGCACGGCGGCGTTCCCGTATCTAGCCGACCACTGCGTGTGGGGGGACGTGGTCTTCCCTGGCGCCGGTTACGTGGAGATGGCGCTGAGCGCCGGCGCGGAGGTGCTGGGCGAGACGGGGCTCGTGCTGGAGGACGTCTCCTTCAGTGAGATGCTCGCGCTGGAGCCGGGCCAGTCGAGGCGCGTGCAGGTGGTGCTGTCCGAGGAGGAGCCGGGCCGCGCCACCTTCCAGATTGCGAGCCGCGCGGAGGGTGAGACGTCCTGGCGCAAGCACGCGGCGGGGACGGTGCGGCGGGAGGCACGTGCGGGCGCGGCTGTTGAATCACCCGAGGCGCTCCGGGCGCGCGTCCCGGTGGCGGTCTCCGCTGAAGCGCACTACCACCGCCGGCAGGCGCAAGGCCTCATGTATGGCCCGACGTTCCAGGGGCTGCGGGGCATCTGGCGCAGTGAGCAGGAGGCGCTGGGCCGCCTGGAGGTCTCCGACACGGTGGCCTTGGAGGCGGGGGCGTACCGGCTCCACCCCGCGCTGCTGGATGCGGGACTCCAGGTGGCGGTGGAGCTCCTTGCCCCGCTGACCGCGACGTCCGCTCCAGCGACGCATGTGCCGGTGGGAATCGGGCAGATTCGTTTCTTCCAGCGTCCCGGGCGCGCGGCCTGGGCGCGAGTGAAGGTCCGTGGGGATGGGGCCGCGAGCGAGCGCGAGCGCACCTTCGACTTCTGGTTGCTGGATGAGCAGGGACAGGTGTTGCTGGAGCTCGAAGCGCTGCGCCTGTACCGCCTGGATGCGGGCGTCTCCGCCCGCAAGGAGCTGGGCGCGTGGCTCTACCAGGTGGACTGGGAGGAGCGTCCGCTGCCGGCGGAGCTGGCGTGGCCCGAGCGCACGCCGGGAAGCTGGTTGATTCTCCAGGACGGCGGCGGGGTGGGGCAGCAGCTGTCCGCGCAGCTCCGGACGCGAGGCGAGACGTGCGTGCTCGTCGCGCCCGGTGAGGCGTACCGGCTGACCGGGCCGCGCAGTGCCGAGGTGGACCCCCGGAATCCGGAGCACTGGCGCCGGTTGCTCACGGACCTGCTGGGCGCGGGCGTTCCGCCTTGCCGCGGCGTGGTGCACCTGTGGAGCCTGGACCTGGCCTCGACGGAGGCGCTGACGCCGCAGGCGCTGGAGGACTCGCGGCGGCTGGGGACCACCAGCGTGCTGCACCTGGTGCAGGCGCTTTCGGGGGCGGGCTGGCGGGATGCGCCCCGGCTCTGGCTGGCCACGCGTGGGGCACGCTCCGCGGGCAAGGCGGCAGAACGTGTCGCGGTGGCGCAGGCTCCGCTCCTGGGGTTGGGGCAGGTGCTGGCGGTGGAGCAACCGGAGCTGCGCTGCACCCGTGTGGACCTGGAAGGCGGCGCGGACGTCGCGGCGGATGCGCTGCTGCGGGAGCTGTCATCGACCTCGTTCGAGGACCAGACCGCGTGGCGGGGTGGTACGCGACGGGTGGCCCGGCTGGCTCGGGCGGCGGATGCGCTGTCCGCTCATGAACCGGCGACGCTGTTGCGCGAGGATGGCACCTACCTCATCACGGGGGGCCTCGGTGGCCTGGGGCTGGAACTCGCGCGCTGGCTCGTTTCCCAGGGCGCACGTCACCTGCTGCTGATGGGCCGCCGCGCTCCCTCCGCGGAGGCGGAGCAGGCGTTGGCGGCGCTTCGTGAGGCCGGCGCTCGGGTGGAGTCCTTCCAGGGCGACGTCGCCCGGCTGGAGGACGTGACGCGCGCGTTGGCTCGGGTGGAGGACGCGATGCCCCCGCTGCGTGGCGTGTTCCATGCCGCGGGGCTCCTCGACGACGGACTGTTGCTCAACCTCACCGAGGCGCGCTTCGCCTCGGTGTCGGCACCGAAGGTCCTGGGAAGTTGGAACCTGCACGCGCAGACGCGACACCTGCCGCTGGAGCACTTCGTGCTGTTCTCCAGCGTGGCTGCTTCGCTGGGCACGCCGGGACAGTCGAACTACGCGTCGGCGAATGCCTTCATGGACGCGCTGGCCCAGGCCCGCCGGGCGGAGGGGTTGCCCGCGCTGAGCATCAACTGGGGCACCTGGACGCAGGTGGGCCTCGCGGCGGCGCAGTCCATCCGCGGTGAGCGCCTGGAGGCACGTGGCCTGGGAGGCATGGCGCCGGACAAGGCGCTGGCGGTGCTCGGCATGCTGCTGGGACAGGAGCGGCCACAGCTCAGCGTCATGGCCTTCGAGCCGCGCCAGTGGCTGGGCTTCTATCTGGCCGCGGCGCAGTCTCCATACTTCACGAAGCTGGCGCAGGAGCCGTCCACCCGGCCCGCTGTGAGCGCGGGCAAGAGCCGGATTCGAGAGCAGCTCGAAGCGGCCCGTGCGTCCGAGCGCCGCGGCCTGCTGGATACGCACCTGCGCGAGCTGATCGGCGGGGTGCTGCGGATGGCGCCCGCGCGCATCGAACCACGGACACCGTTGGTGACCTTCGGGCTCGACTCGCTGATGAGCATGGAGATTCGCAACCGCCTGGAGGCGGCGCTTGGGCTGAAGCTCAGCGCGACGGTGGTGTGGACCTATCCGACGGTGGCCGCGCTGGCGCCGTTCCTGGCGGAGAAGCTGGCGCTCCCGCTGGAGGACTCCCGCCCCGAGCCCGCGCTGGAGGTGGCACCGGCGAAGGCCCCCCATGCGGATGTGACGGCCAGCGAGATTGACGACCTGTCGGAAGAAGAAGTCGAGCGGCTGTTCGCTCAGAGGATGGCGCAAGGCTCATGA
- a CDS encoding phytanoyl-CoA dioxygenase family protein — protein sequence MELSPSDVEQFIERGFVRLDQAFPRELADTCRELLWRDTGCAPDNPATWKQPVIRLGDYAQEPFRLAANTPRLRDAFDQLVGPGRWLPRGSLGTFPVRFPSPDAPGDDGWHVDASFPGDDPSSFFSWRVNVASKGRALLMLFLCSDVGEDDAPTRIRVGSHRDVARVLAPAGDAGLTFMELAGKLDVSAHRPLALATGEAGTVYLCHPFLVHAAQPHQGTRPRFMAQPPLLPRAPFAVQGPEEDASPVARAIRQALNEAGA from the coding sequence ATGGAACTTTCCCCAAGCGACGTGGAGCAGTTCATCGAGCGTGGATTCGTCCGGCTGGACCAGGCGTTTCCCCGCGAGCTGGCGGACACGTGCCGCGAGCTGCTCTGGCGCGACACGGGGTGTGCCCCGGACAATCCGGCCACCTGGAAGCAGCCGGTCATCCGGCTCGGGGACTATGCGCAGGAGCCCTTCCGGCTGGCGGCGAACACGCCCCGGCTGCGAGACGCGTTCGACCAGTTGGTGGGCCCCGGACGCTGGCTCCCTCGCGGCAGCCTGGGCACCTTCCCCGTGCGCTTTCCCAGCCCGGACGCGCCTGGAGACGACGGCTGGCATGTCGATGCCAGCTTCCCAGGTGATGACCCGAGTTCATTTTTCTCCTGGCGGGTGAATGTGGCGTCGAAAGGCCGCGCCCTGCTGATGCTCTTCCTCTGCTCCGACGTGGGCGAGGACGACGCCCCCACCCGCATCCGCGTGGGCTCCCACCGGGACGTCGCCCGCGTGTTGGCCCCTGCGGGAGACGCGGGGTTGACGTTCATGGAGCTCGCCGGGAAGTTGGACGTGTCGGCCCACCGGCCGCTCGCGCTCGCCACGGGAGAGGCCGGCACCGTGTACCTGTGCCACCCCTTCCTGGTCCATGCCGCCCAGCCGCACCAGGGAACCCGGCCGCGCTTCATGGCCCAGCCGCCGCTCCTGCCCCGCGCCCCCTTCGCGGTTCAGGGCCCGGAGGAAGACGCCTCGCCGGTGGCACGCGCCATCCGGCAGGCGCTGAACGAAGCGGGCGCGTAG